In Xylanibacter ruminicola 23, a single genomic region encodes these proteins:
- the ispG gene encoding (E)-4-hydroxy-3-methylbut-2-enyl-diphosphate synthase, with protein sequence MYSRRQSSEARVGGIGIGGQNPIRIQSMGTVDTNNTEGCVAQAKRIIDAGGELVRFTTQGTREAENMKNISAQLKADGYNTPLVADVHFTAHTADVAAQYCEKVRINPGNYVDPGRTFKHLEYTDEEYAAELQKIEKQLVPFLNICKEHHTAVRIGVNHGSLSDRIMSRYGDTPEGIVESCMEFLRIFKRENFNDVVISIKASNTVVMVTTMRLLVKTMDKEDMHYPLHLGVTEAGEGEDGRIKSAVGIGALLTEGIGDTIRVSLSEEPECEIPVARKLVDMIPECTALREKAEASIKDDTITLDVDAPDWETLQLKAAMAVGALLIDKKAHNLVINSSTFKDQSSKLVELSDAILQAARIKFTKTEYISCPGCGRTLYNLQETIAKIKAATKDMVGLKIGIMGCIVNGPGEMADADYGYVGAGRGKISLYKAKECIEKNIPEEEAVERLIEFIRKDRGQK encoded by the coding sequence ATGTATAGCAGAAGACAATCTTCCGAAGCCCGTGTCGGCGGTATCGGCATTGGCGGTCAGAACCCCATCCGCATTCAGTCGATGGGAACGGTAGATACCAATAATACCGAGGGCTGTGTGGCCCAGGCCAAGCGTATTATCGACGCTGGTGGCGAGCTGGTTCGCTTTACCACCCAGGGTACCCGCGAGGCTGAGAACATGAAGAACATTTCGGCCCAGCTTAAGGCCGATGGTTACAATACACCACTGGTGGCCGATGTGCACTTTACTGCTCATACCGCCGATGTGGCTGCCCAGTACTGTGAGAAGGTGCGTATCAATCCAGGCAACTACGTTGATCCAGGTCGTACGTTCAAGCATCTGGAATATACCGATGAGGAGTATGCTGCCGAGTTGCAGAAGATCGAGAAGCAGCTGGTGCCTTTCCTGAATATCTGTAAGGAGCATCACACGGCAGTACGTATCGGCGTGAACCACGGTTCACTGTCGGATCGTATCATGAGTCGTTACGGCGACACTCCCGAGGGTATCGTTGAGAGTTGCATGGAGTTCCTGCGTATCTTTAAGCGTGAGAACTTTAACGATGTGGTTATCAGTATCAAGGCCTCTAACACCGTAGTGATGGTAACCACTATGCGTCTGCTGGTTAAAACCATGGATAAGGAAGATATGCACTACCCCCTGCACCTAGGTGTTACCGAGGCTGGTGAGGGCGAAGACGGTCGTATCAAGAGTGCCGTTGGTATTGGTGCCCTGCTTACTGAGGGTATCGGTGATACCATCCGTGTATCATTGAGCGAGGAGCCTGAGTGCGAAATCCCCGTGGCTCGCAAGCTGGTAGATATGATTCCTGAGTGTACCGCCCTGCGCGAGAAGGCTGAGGCAAGCATCAAGGACGATACCATCACGCTGGATGTGGATGCCCCCGATTGGGAAACCCTGCAGCTCAAGGCCGCTATGGCTGTTGGTGCTCTGCTGATAGATAAGAAGGCCCACAACCTGGTAATCAACAGTTCAACGTTCAAAGATCAAAGTTCAAAGTTGGTAGAGCTTTCTGACGCCATTCTGCAGGCTGCCCGTATCAAGTTTACCAAGACCGAGTATATTTCGTGCCCAGGTTGCGGTCGTACGCTCTACAATCTGCAGGAAACTATTGCCAAGATTAAAGCTGCCACCAAGGACATGGTAGGCTTGAAGATTGGTATCATGGGCTGTATCGTAAACGGTCCTGGTGAGATGGCCGATGCCGACTACGGTTACGTAGGTGCCGGACGTGGTAAAATCTCGCTCTACAAGGCTAAGGAGTGTATCGAGAAGAATATTCCCGAAGAAGAGGCTGTAGAACGTCTTATCGAATTCATCCGCAAAGACCGCGGCCAGAAATAA
- a CDS encoding FKBP-type peptidyl-prolyl cis-trans isomerase, protein MDKLSYALGLGIGQQLAQMGADNISAEDFAQAINDVLKGNELKVSHREAQTIVQDYFQKQEQKLQAERAEKGKAHKEAGEKFLAENGKKAEVVTLPSGLQYQVLKEGNGKKPSAKDTVMCHYEGTLIDGTVFDSSYQRGEPATFPLQQVIAGWTEGLQLMQEGAKYRFFIPYRLAYGEGGAGASIPPFAALIFDVELIQVV, encoded by the coding sequence ATGGATAAATTAAGTTATGCTTTAGGTCTGGGCATCGGTCAGCAGTTGGCTCAGATGGGTGCTGACAACATCAGTGCCGAGGACTTTGCACAGGCTATCAACGACGTGTTGAAAGGCAACGAGCTGAAGGTTTCACACCGTGAGGCTCAGACAATCGTACAGGACTATTTCCAGAAGCAGGAGCAGAAGCTCCAGGCTGAGCGTGCCGAGAAGGGAAAGGCACATAAGGAGGCAGGCGAGAAGTTCCTCGCCGAGAATGGCAAGAAGGCTGAGGTGGTAACACTTCCCAGCGGACTGCAGTATCAGGTACTGAAAGAGGGTAACGGTAAGAAGCCATCAGCTAAGGATACCGTTATGTGCCACTATGAGGGTACACTCATCGACGGTACTGTATTCGATAGCTCATACCAGCGTGGTGAGCCCGCTACATTCCCACTCCAGCAGGTTATCGCTGGTTGGACCGAGGGTCTACAGCTCATGCAGGAGGGTGCCAAGTATCGTTTCTTCATCCCTTACCGTCTGGCTTATGGCGAGGGTGGTGCAGGTGCTTCTATTCCTCCATTCGCAGCACTCATTTTCGATGTTGAGTTAATACAAGTAGTTTAA
- the purE gene encoding 5-(carboxyamino)imidazole ribonucleotide mutase, protein MKPLVSIIMGSTSDLPVMEKAFKLLDEMQVPFEVNALSAHRTPDAVEEFARTAKDRGIKVIIAGAGMAAALPGVIAASTTLPVIGVPIKGMLDGLDAMLSIIQMPPGIPVATVGVNGAQNAAILACEMMALADQELAQRLAVYKGNLRIKIEKANEELAAIKYQFKTN, encoded by the coding sequence ATGAAGCCATTAGTAAGTATTATCATGGGCAGTACAAGCGATCTGCCCGTTATGGAAAAAGCGTTTAAGTTGCTCGACGAGATGCAGGTACCTTTCGAGGTTAATGCCCTGTCGGCTCACCGCACTCCCGATGCCGTCGAGGAGTTTGCACGTACCGCTAAGGATCGTGGCATTAAGGTGATTATTGCTGGTGCCGGTATGGCTGCTGCCCTGCCTGGTGTGATTGCCGCATCAACCACTCTGCCCGTTATCGGTGTGCCCATCAAGGGTATGCTCGACGGCTTGGATGCCATGCTTTCTATCATCCAGATGCCCCCAGGCATCCCTGTTGCTACAGTAGGTGTAAACGGTGCTCAGAACGCAGCTATCCTGGCTTGCGAGATGATGGCCTTGGCCGATCAGGAGTTGGCACAGCGCCTGGCTGTTTATAAAGGTAATCTGCGTATCAAGATCGAGAAAGCCAACGAGGAGCTGGCCGCGATTAAATACCAGTTCAAAACCAATTAA
- a CDS encoding phosphatase PAP2 family protein: MSREKNIILTARVMSMVFTPFYLPIVGLLSLFFLSYLSLMPLGYKLQVLTLVYFFTILLPTVLIHLYRKYNGWNLIELGHKERRMVPYVISILCYFFCVYIMDMLHIPHFMGTIVSAALAIQIVCALVNVWWKISTHTSAIGGVAGALFVFGELFAFNPIWWLCLVFILAGMLGTSRMILRQHSLAQVVAGFLVGLVCSVLGLLYL, translated from the coding sequence ATGAGTAGGGAAAAGAATATCATATTAACGGCAAGGGTGATGAGCATGGTGTTTACACCGTTCTACCTGCCTATTGTGGGGTTGCTGTCGCTCTTCTTTCTGAGCTACCTCAGCTTAATGCCCTTGGGCTACAAGCTCCAGGTGTTAACGCTGGTGTATTTCTTCACCATCCTATTGCCTACGGTGCTTATTCATCTGTATCGTAAGTACAACGGCTGGAACCTGATTGAGCTTGGACATAAGGAGCGTCGTATGGTGCCTTACGTTATCTCTATTCTCTGCTACTTCTTCTGCGTGTACATCATGGACATGCTGCACATACCGCACTTTATGGGCACCATCGTATCGGCTGCATTGGCCATCCAGATAGTGTGCGCCTTGGTAAACGTGTGGTGGAAGATTTCAACCCATACCTCGGCTATCGGTGGTGTGGCAGGCGCGCTGTTTGTGTTTGGCGAGCTGTTTGCCTTTAATCCCATCTGGTGGCTCTGTCTGGTGTTCATCCTGGCAGGCATGTTAGGCACCAGTCGAATGATATTGCGCCAGCACTCGCTTGCGCAGGTGGTAGCCGGGTTCCTGGTAGGCCTTGTGTGCTCCGTACTCGGTCTGCTGTATTTATAA
- a CDS encoding FKBP-type peptidyl-prolyl cis-trans isomerase, which translates to MKKSLIFALALVAGASLSTVDAAKKKKVVVKEEAPVVEAFKLATSSDSISYTAGMSSTMGLVNFLLQQKVDTAYMADFVRGFNETVSRNLDNPQEKAYMMGITIAQQLVDRMMPGVAKELEGTPDSLVSGAFFKGFTDALLQDTTFFKVDAAENIFRTKMEANKAEKEERLYGANREAGRQFLAENAKKDGVITLPSGLQYKVLTQGTGAVPTTSDKVQVHYEGRLIDGTVFDASRNHGDEPAEFRPTDVIKGWTEALTMMPVGSKWQVYIPFELAYGSRDAGQIKPYSALIFDIELVGIVGDKPAPAKTAKSSKKAKK; encoded by the coding sequence ATGAAGAAGTCATTGATATTTGCACTCGCCCTCGTGGCGGGTGCTTCTTTATCTACAGTAGATGCTGCCAAGAAAAAGAAGGTGGTAGTAAAGGAGGAGGCTCCTGTTGTTGAGGCTTTCAAACTCGCTACCAGTTCTGATTCTATCAGCTATACTGCAGGTATGAGTAGCACAATGGGTTTGGTTAACTTCCTGCTTCAGCAGAAGGTAGATACTGCTTACATGGCTGATTTTGTACGTGGATTTAACGAGACTGTTTCAAGAAATCTCGACAATCCCCAGGAGAAGGCTTATATGATGGGTATCACCATCGCTCAGCAGCTGGTTGACCGCATGATGCCTGGTGTGGCTAAAGAACTTGAGGGAACTCCCGACTCGTTGGTTTCGGGTGCTTTCTTCAAAGGTTTTACCGATGCCCTGCTGCAGGATACTACTTTCTTTAAGGTGGATGCTGCCGAGAACATCTTCAGAACCAAGATGGAGGCCAACAAGGCTGAGAAGGAAGAGCGACTCTATGGCGCAAACCGCGAGGCTGGCCGTCAGTTCCTGGCCGAGAATGCTAAGAAGGATGGTGTGATTACACTGCCCAGCGGACTCCAGTACAAGGTGCTTACCCAGGGAACAGGTGCTGTGCCTACCACCAGCGATAAGGTACAGGTACATTACGAGGGTCGTCTGATCGACGGCACCGTATTCGATGCCTCAAGAAATCATGGCGACGAGCCTGCTGAGTTCCGTCCAACTGATGTGATCAAGGGCTGGACCGAGGCACTTACCATGATGCCTGTAGGTTCAAAGTGGCAGGTTTATATCCCCTTTGAACTGGCTTACGGTAGTCGCGATGCCGGACAAATAAAACCTTACAGCGCGTTGATTTTCGATATTGAGCTTGTTGGAATCGTAGGTGACAAACCTGCACCAGCAAAGACCGCAAAATCGTCGAAAAAAGCTAAGAAATAA
- a CDS encoding SIR2 family NAD-dependent protein deacylase, giving the protein MKKIVVLTGAGMSVESGLKTFRDADGLWENYPVQKVATHEGWLADPTLVTNFYNMLRKKCWNVQPNEGHKLVAELEKNYDVTVVTQNVDNLHEMAGSSKVIHLHGELMKVCSSRDVDDPRYQIQLTPDNCEIEPGTKAGDGSLLRPFIVFFGEAVPNITIAAEEVQEADILIIIGTSLVVYPAAGLLHYARPDVPVYLIDPNPINAGGRVTQIQKGASEGMKELVKILSE; this is encoded by the coding sequence ATGAAAAAGATTGTTGTCTTAACTGGTGCAGGTATGTCGGTAGAAAGTGGACTGAAGACTTTCCGCGATGCCGATGGTTTGTGGGAGAATTATCCCGTACAGAAGGTAGCCACCCACGAGGGTTGGCTGGCCGATCCTACGCTCGTAACAAACTTCTACAATATGCTGCGTAAGAAGTGTTGGAACGTGCAGCCAAACGAGGGACATAAGTTGGTGGCCGAACTTGAGAAAAACTATGACGTAACGGTTGTAACGCAGAATGTTGACAACCTGCACGAGATGGCAGGCTCAAGTAAGGTGATTCACCTGCATGGCGAACTGATGAAGGTTTGTTCGAGTCGCGATGTGGACGACCCACGCTACCAAATTCAGCTTACACCCGACAACTGCGAGATAGAACCAGGCACCAAGGCTGGCGACGGCTCGTTACTGCGTCCGTTTATCGTATTCTTTGGCGAAGCGGTGCCTAACATCACGATAGCAGCCGAAGAGGTACAGGAGGCCGACATTCTGATTATCATCGGCACCTCGCTGGTGGTTTATCCTGCCGCAGGTTTGCTGCACTATGCCCGTCCCGATGTGCCCGTTTACCTTATCGATCCCAATCCCATCAACGCCGGTGGTCGCGTAACACAGATACAGAAAGGCGCCAGCGAGGGTATGAAAGAACTCGTAAAGATTCTTAGCGAATAA
- a CDS encoding Lrp/AsnC family transcriptional regulator, translating into MEKIDFLDKKILSILSKNARIPFKDVAAECNVSRAAIHQRVQHLIDAEVITGSGFDVNPKSLGYSTCTYVGITLEKGSMYKEVVERLQHIPEIVECHFTTGPYTMMVKLYAKDNEQLMELLNGKLQGIPGVVATETLISLEQSLKREIPIVLDDEDKKL; encoded by the coding sequence ATGGAAAAAATTGATTTTTTGGACAAAAAGATTCTGAGTATCCTTTCCAAGAATGCACGTATTCCTTTCAAGGATGTTGCTGCAGAATGTAATGTATCGCGAGCTGCTATCCACCAGCGTGTTCAGCACCTGATTGATGCCGAAGTGATTACAGGTAGTGGCTTCGATGTTAATCCTAAGAGTTTAGGTTATTCTACTTGTACCTACGTGGGTATCACCCTTGAAAAGGGATCGATGTATAAAGAGGTGGTAGAGCGTTTGCAGCATATCCCCGAGATAGTAGAATGTCACTTCACTACTGGTCCTTATACGATGATGGTTAAGCTCTATGCTAAGGATAACGAGCAGCTGATGGAATTGCTGAATGGCAAGCTGCAGGGTATTCCTGGCGTAGTTGCTACCGAAACATTGATCTCGTTGGAACAGAGTTTGAAACGTGAGATTCCCATCGTGCTCGACGATGAAGACAAAAAGCTATGA
- a CDS encoding FKBP-type peptidyl-prolyl cis-trans isomerase: MKKLSIVAVMAIAAAGFTACGNSTPKASLKTDVDTMSYAIGMAQTQGLKEYLVGSLDVDTAYMAEFIKGLQEGANAGDNKKKAAYYAGIQIGQQIANRMIKGINHEVFGDDSTKTISLKNFMAGFISGTTGKKGLMTVDSAQMVAQRMIQEIKAKEMSKTYGPNKEAGEKFLAANAKKAGVKTLPSGVQYKVIKEGTGAIPADTSLVKVHYEGRLINDTIFDSSYKRGEPTTFRANQVIKGWTEALTHMPAGSVWEVYIPQELAYGERAQRNIDPFSALIFKIELLEVNPKK; encoded by the coding sequence ATGAAAAAATTATCAATCGTAGCCGTTATGGCTATTGCTGCTGCCGGTTTCACCGCATGTGGCAACTCTACCCCTAAAGCAAGTCTGAAGACAGACGTAGACACTATGAGCTACGCCATTGGTATGGCTCAGACTCAGGGGTTGAAGGAGTATCTCGTAGGAAGTCTGGATGTTGACACCGCTTACATGGCCGAGTTCATCAAGGGTCTGCAGGAGGGTGCTAACGCTGGCGACAACAAGAAGAAGGCCGCTTACTATGCTGGTATCCAGATCGGTCAGCAGATTGCTAACCGTATGATCAAGGGTATCAACCACGAGGTATTCGGTGATGACTCTACAAAGACGATCTCTCTGAAGAACTTCATGGCTGGTTTCATCAGCGGTACTACAGGCAAGAAGGGTCTGATGACTGTTGATTCAGCTCAGATGGTTGCTCAGCGCATGATTCAGGAAATCAAGGCTAAGGAGATGTCAAAGACCTATGGTCCTAACAAGGAGGCTGGTGAGAAGTTCCTCGCTGCCAACGCTAAGAAGGCTGGTGTAAAAACTCTGCCTAGCGGTGTTCAGTACAAGGTTATCAAGGAGGGTACAGGTGCTATCCCCGCTGATACTTCACTCGTTAAGGTACACTACGAGGGTCGTTTGATTAACGATACTATCTTCGATAGCTCATACAAGCGTGGCGAGCCCACAACATTCCGTGCCAACCAGGTTATCAAGGGTTGGACAGAGGCTCTCACTCACATGCCTGCTGGTTCAGTTTGGGAGGTTTACATTCCTCAGGAGCTGGCTTACGGCGAGCGTGCTCAGCGTAACATCGATCCTTTCTCAGCACTGATCTTCAAGATCGAGTTGCTCGAGGTAAATCCTAAGAAGTAA